ATGAAAACACATTAACAGGTACAGAGCCAAGGTTAAAAAGTGTAACTACTCTGCTTTGCAGTATTGCTCTGATAAACGTTTTGTTGATGTAAAATCCCCAAATCCATCAGTAATACCTACAACGCGTACAATTATCTACCACCAGTGCAATGACAGACGTACTGCAGTATTTTCATTAAATTAAGTATAATGCTCCAAATAGTTTTTGGTCGGTTAAGTAAATTAATAAATACTCACTTCATAGAACGTGATAAGAGTCCACGTTAGTTCCCATGCGGaggctctgtcccgactccagCGCCGTTTCCCAGATCCTCTTTTGTTCAAACAATCTCCTCAGTGTTGAAGAAAACAAATGCTAGGACATGCTGCACAGACATGTAATGCTCGCTTCTTTTTGACTGTTCAGTACAGTCAGAAGCCTCActgattacatttcatttacagGATTTTCGCCCCTAGGTTCGAACACAAACCTAGGGGAtgagatataaataaacaatgtTCCAAATGAAGGAATCCACCATTTAACAGAAGTACAGTTACAGCCACAACCTAAAACGGAATATTATTTGGTTGAATATTGGCCACATTTAATAGATTAAAAATGTGTTTGACACCGAGTTCTTCTAATACAAAATATCATTTCTTTCCATTGACTAATTCAAAGCTAAAACAACACAACCCAATTAATGACACTGAGCGGTTTGTTAGCTACCTCCATGTCTGGAAATTCAATTCGATTTTCAATGGTTTCAGTTGGCTGAATTTATCAGCATTGCACAAAtagtttttttacttttgatgACATTTAAAAGTCAAATGAGTACCAAGAGCTTTTCAAACATTTAAAGCCACTGTTGTCGGCTACATGAGATATTTTTCCAGTTATGTGCTTGAAAACAGCTTGCATTGGCGCAGAGGAGGAAAGTTTCAAGGCCAAATGACACATGGCTGGTAATAGCTTTAAATTAGGAAGGCAGACATTTGAATTAAAGGTTACCGGTTTTTAATTGATAAATAGTCTGAGAGAATTTAAGTAGAAAACACTTTCATGACCTTCGACTAGTAACTACCTTCAAGCAGCATTTGAGTTAGAACTCCAAATGCTACAGGTGGGCTGTTCAGTGGCAACCTGTGAACAAATCTGGCTGTACTGGTCTGTTCATAGTGACACAGAGTAGCAGTGTAGTTGAAAAAGCATGCACACTGAGAAAAGcgaataaataaacatttaaaaagacagacagacagacatgatGCTTCCCTCCCCTCATTTAGCCCGCAGTGAAAGAATCTGATCTTTGTTGCATAAGATTAAAAAATAGACTTTCTGTTCCTGTGCAAAAGTCAAGTGTCTTCTGAGCAGTTCATACTGGCCTCTCCATATGAGAAGAGAgtgacagagagagaaacatcGCCCCCATGTGGGGAGGAACGACTAGTGCAATCTGAACGAAGCGGGCTGGACGGATAATGACACAAAATACTCCTCAGGCTGTAAAGTGGAGAAAGGCAGCACTCAGCCACACATACTCAACGTATCTGTttgtatttgtgtgttttttcCACAGGTATGTGTTAAGGAACTTGACCAAGTGTCCCAAAAGCAAGTAAAATTGTCAGATTTAGTTTTGCGAAACCTTCATAAGGGGAAGTGTGGgtgctctttaaaaaaaaaaaagaggattaAGCTCGGCCCGAGAATAAATCAAGCGCTATTTAGTCAATCTCACGAGACAAACAACTTCAAATGATGAACAAGCGGAGGGGCTATGATGGCCAATCATCCAGAATTCCTGGTGGCAATGGTTCCAAGAATCCAGAGGTGCACTTAATCccactgcagtgtgtgtgtgctacctGCAGGAACGTGTGTTTACTTGCAGATGGCCTCGCTCAGGATGTGCTTGGTGTCAGATCTTTGCAGGTGGAGTGTGTATTCGTACCGGACGGGCGGGGTTACTTGCAGATCACCTCCAGGGCGTCCAGGGTGCGTTTGATGTCCCGGATCTGTGCAGCCAGGGTGTGTATGGGCTGCATGGAGCGGTCCAACTCCTCGCAGCGAGCCATCAGTGTGTACATGCCctgttggaaggaacacacaaagcAAGCGATAAAAAAAGATGATGCCTTATAGACAGCACCATATGAGGATATTATTCAATGAATGAAAATGTGATGAATAAGTGTGCTCAGTTCTGCCTTTCTTTTGCTTTGAGTATACGGCACATTGCTTCTAGAATTAAAGTAAATTATTAACAACATTATTCTTATAAAGAATTAAGATAATGTTTTAACCTCTTTTGTAGTGAAAGTGTATTATTTCGTTCTGTTAGAGCCTTTTTTGTCAatggagaaaacacacacatacacacacagtgtcACCTTTATGCTCATATCCACAGACTCCCCCAGGCTGTCCACTGAGTCCCTGTAGGTCTGGATGTAGCCCACACTCAGAGCCGTCATCTGGATGAACACACAGATGTACAGAGTTACATTTGTTACACAAATCCAATAGTGAGCGATGACACTGAAAAGAAGCCCAATGCATTTTATACCAACTCACATTCTGGATGGTGCCATTGAGGCTCCGCATCATCATCTCCACGCTGTGCGACACTTCCTGGGTGTGTCTCTCAAGATCCAATAGGACAGCAGGATCAATGGGGGGGATGTCTGCTGGTCTCCGTGACGACCCCCGGCTTCGGTAAATGGGACCGGAACAGTCCGCTGGTAAGAAGAAATTACAAAATGAGGGGGCCTATTATGCTCAATTTAAGGTTTCATATTTTGATTTTGTGCCTCTACAGTGAATTAcaaagcccagtctgctctgattggttagctggctggctctgttgcgattggtcaaccactaatAGATGTCCcgtcccttagcctatcacatacaatgtatTGGAGAACTAGCCAATAGAAATGTGAGGGTTAcattgtgatgtcactatgtcacaGAAGTTAACAAAGGACTACAATGGAAGCGATTCAGGAGTGGAGGGAGTTGTGggtctttgcagaccattcacatgcacaaaaacctttataacacactacaaGAAAGAAAAACCCAAAAGAGCATGATAGGAACGCTTTAGAAATGACAAGAAAACTAGGAAAATAGatcaaataaaaacacacacacacacacataaagtcAAAAGAATCTGATTAATTATTCATATTTACTGAAACAGCTGCTCTGCCAAAACAGAATAAAACAAATCATGGCACTGAATTAAAAGAACAGATGTGCCTTGTTGCATTTTGGAATACACACAATAGAAGTGTCCCAAAGGAGGAAGACGCAGGTTTCAGTCCAGTCCAAACACAGTCTGAGTCATGCCTCCTAATTGAATCAGCAGGTAGAGGGAATGAGCTGCCACAGAGGGCGTATTGACTGTGTCGCTCTGTTTAAATTGAGTGGCCAGTTCACCTGACCCTCCAATCTTTCCTCTGAGTGAAGGACAGCGGTTCAGCGTCTTTCTCCTGGAAAATGTGACCGGACAGATGGCTGATAATGGACCTGCTGGACTCACAGACAACCTGCTGATTTTATAGACGTGATTTTATAGACGTGATTTAATCTCCGACGTTGCAGTGAATGTGTGACCTTTTCAAAAACCATCTCTGTTTCAGTTCCTCTGGGCCTCTGCTGCTCATTAAAAAACAGACTGAGGCTAATTTAATCCACCAGGAACAAGTGGGAAGAAGGAGAGAGCAAGGGCAAACGGAGTTCATCACAATTTAATTATTCAACTAAAAATGTCACAGAGAGAGGACTCTAAGAAATGATAAGACTCATTTCATTCAATAACCTGAGATTTCCTTGTTCAAGCAAAGGTTTCTCCTTCAAAAAAATCCCTTTTTATGTCCTTCAAATTGTATGACACTAGAGGTCAAAGAGCCactttaaaataatataatgATGTAGTCTACTTAAACAGTGTCTCTCAACCCAGACTTTGCTGAATAGGTCGCTAAACTAAAACCTGCAGAACAAAAGAGAGACACTAAGACTTTTTCAGTATAAATATGGCACCAAATAGTTTGTGGAAGGAGGTTCTTAACATGATTAACCAGATAACAAAACTGAAAATCCCTCGTCAGCCAAAGTTGTGCATCCTGGGTATTTATCCAAAAGACTTTGTTTCTAAGAAGAGTGAGCGTGCACTTATAGACTTGTGTCTTTTACAAGCTAAGAGGGCAATAGCTATAGAATGGAAAAATGTGAACAAACCTAGTATGAATAAATATTTTAAGGATCTGTCAGCATGTGTGTCGCTTTAGAAAAACTAACATACATTACTAAAGGAAAGCTGGCAGTTTTCAAAAATATCTGGGGGAGCTTCATGGACTTTCTTACAAATAATGTTTgttacctacagggttacttggagagggtccgagtccgacccttgtcaattaactacaggggtccctcagggctctgttctgggtcccctcctcttctccctgtacacaaactcgctcggatctgtcattagcccgcatggtttttcataccactgctacgctgacgacacccaattaattctgtcctttccctgctcagagacccaggtcgtcgcacgcatctctgcttgtttagctgacatctctcagtggatgtccgctcatcatctcaagctcaaccttgacaaaactgaactgcttttccttccgggaaaagattgtcccactcttgacctgactatcaacatcggcacctctgttggtaccccgacccagactgcaaggaatctgggtgtgatcctagataacaacctgtccttcactgcaaacatcgctgctacaacccgctgctgcagatacacgctttacaacatcaggaagatacgtccccagctgacccagaaagcgacgcaggttctggtccaggctctcgtcacctcacgcctagactactgcaactccctcctggctggtctacctgcatgtgccatccgacctctgcagctcatctagaatgcagcggctcgtctggtcttcaaccttcctaaatgttcccacaccacgccgctcctccgctcccttcattggcttctggtaactgctagaattcactttaagacactggtacttgcgtaccatgctgcaaatggatctggcccttcctacatccaggacatggttaaactgtacaccccagcgcgtgctctacgctctgcatcagccaaaggactcgctgcaccctcgctgcgagggggacccaagttcccatcagcaaaaacacgtgggtttgctatcctggctccaaaatggtggaatgagctccccattgacatcaggacggcagaaagctttcacaccttccggcgcagactgaaaactcatctctttcgactccacctcgagcgatagaattactaacaaagaactgctaacagagcacttatatactaataaaggactggcttatctatagccagttgagtagcacttgaaatacttggctctatgaaacctgatgtactttatgattctgttttcttcaaggttgtgtcttcctggtcgaatgtacttattgtaagtctctttggataaaagcgtcagctaaatgcaatgtaatgttatgATTAATAACACCAAAGACCGGCGCGGGAAAGAGGGCAACGGGAATACGATTCTACAGTGTAGTAGCCCACGTCATATTCTTTCAGATTTTTGTTCTGTATCATCTGTATGCTGACCTGTGTTTATTTACATGCCTGTTCATTTGATTTTATACTGTATCTGCCACCTAGACTGACCATGTATGTCAAATGTtcgttattttattttatgtatgtgtaatgttcgttattgtatgtatgtgtaatgtCCATATTTGAAAACTTCAAtacaaatattgtttaaaaaataaataaataaatatggcaCCAGATAATCTATCTGATTGAACAAGTCGCAAACATTTTGATGCTTTTTTTGCAACTTCCATTCAATTGTGTTTGCACTGTtaccacaaaaccaaatgtcATGTAATCATTCAAGGTTACGGTCCAACCAACAAGCTTTTGACTGTTATAAAGTTGCTGCACTGATCTTCAAACAAAGCTATGGTGAGTTCACAGTGGACTTCTTCATGGACTCCATATATCTCAGTCATACATCAGTATCACATCATCCTCCTTAAAGTCATTCAGATGATGAATGTCAGCATCACTTCGACAGCCACAGCGATTCATTCGGTAAGATTGCGCATCGATTCTCTGTTACTGTTTTTGGGTAAGACATGACCAAAGTTATAAATAAATGATGAAGAGTGGCTGACTCGGCGTGTAATCCTCTGCAGGGAAAAAGTGTCTGTGTATCTGACTGCTGTTTCAGCCCCACTGCCTCTCCAAATGCTATTAACCTGTGAAAAACATTTCTGAAACCTCAATTTGAACAGTTCATCTGTTAGACCCTCCTGAAAAACACAGTAATGAAAGCAACGTACAAAGAGGCAACACGCATATCATCTATGTCAATCAGTATATATACTGCACGAACACGCGTTCTTAGCACAAATGTACATGTAAACAGTACATGAAATACACTTACATTATTACACTTCTCTTCACACTTACAGGAGTTCTAAATCCTTTccatataaggattattataatTCACGTTTAAGGTTCTGCCTCAGCTTCATACTTACAGTCGCTGCAGTCCAGACTGGGCTTGGAGCTCATCTTGATTTTCTGCTCAAGATTCTTGCAGATGAAGTGAGTCAGATCCCCCTCCTGGTGGACCGTCCCCTCTAGCTCCAGAGCCGAGGAGATGGTGGCCCGTCGGCCCTCTGACTGGCCCCCTCTGCCCCCTCCCCGGGCCCCCAAACCACCTGAGGAAAAAACGCAAACAACGGATGGATACAATTGTAAAAATGTTCCAGAAATGACTGATTTCCAAATGTTTATGTTCACTTACATACACTAACGGGATGAGccacactgcaacacacacaacatCAAATCTACCTCCACACGATTGGCTGATTTCATCCAGGCTCTTGCTGTCCTGCATGCCCCGGACGTTGCGTACCCAGACCTGGGCCATGACGTGGGGGGGGCAGGGGAGTTCGTCTGagggaagaagaggaggcgggGTGGAGGAAGAGGACGAGGTGCTGGGACCAGGGGCGGAGGAGGAGTAGTGTCGTGAAGACTGAAAAGCAGGAGAGGAAGTAAAGAGGAACGGTTACATTTCTGCTTATTCAATGATGCTGACAAATCACTATGAAACCAGCTTTAAAGCTTCACATCTCTTCTCTATCATCCTTAAGCGTTAGAGTTATGATCCACTCTTCTTTAAAGCCAACAGTTCATTCCTAAAGGCTCTAAAGCATTTACTTAAATTGACCTTTGTTCAGGATGAGTTCATTACATCTCATGACCGGTATTATCTCTTAAATCCATCTGCTCCTGCTGGTACATGTAATCTGCTAAAGGACAATATAATCACCTCTACCCTTGTTCTCCCTCCTGCTCGCTGATGAATCCACTTTTTTTCATTCTTCTCATCTTCCTCTTCATCCTGTTTCTCCTTCTCTCCATCTTCCTCTTCGTCTCGGCTGTCGGTGTCCGTCTCCCTCGGCTGTCTGTCCGACTTGGCAGGGCCTTTTCGGGGAGGTAACTCTTTGAAGTGTGCTCGCTGTGCAGGGTCCCACAGCAGAGCTGCACCAGGAGGCCCTCCAGTGTTAGAGGCCTCATGAATATCTGTGTCTTTGGAGCCAGATTCGGAGTCCTCTGAGTCTCCTGTGCACGTGGCAGCAGGGAGGGAGGCGTCCGGCTCGTCAGAAGAGCGTAACGATAAACGAGATGTTCTACCATTATTCAATGTCTCTGAGTCCAAGCAGCCTTCGCCATCGTAAACTTTGTTCTCCACTTCTACGTGGTTGTCAGTGTCCTCTGATCCCTCTCCAGGACAGGGCACTCTGCTGCCCCCGCATTTCACTGAGGTCGGATCGTGAGGGCCGTTTTCTGAAGAGATGGGGGCCACATCCCCATTAGCTGTTTCTGGCACGTCTGTGACAATCACAGGGGAGAGACTCATCCCTCCGCCTGCTGGGGGAGGGATAGAGACTGTTAGACATTATTACATCTATATTGAATCCATTATCCAATTAGGGTAGAGTTACCATACTTCTATGAACCACTGCTTAATAGGGCCGCTGAGTATTATGGTTATAAAGGACCACTGCTAATGGTATCTGAGATGTAATACTCACTCATTTTTAACCCTTTCTCTGTTACTGGATCAGGGATAGAATAAAGGAAACATTATAGTCTGCTGCAAGAGAAGTTTATTAACACAACTTTTATATTCTTAAAAAGGAAGTGTTGGGAAACGAATGTAACCATAACCTAACAATGCTGCGGTTCATGAATTGGCATGCCTCTGGTTTATCattaagaaaatacatgaaatcAAATTGGTTTTAAGTCGACTATACTCCATTTtagagcagagagaaaatgtgaCCCTTGCACAATGTAATTGCTCCTGAATTTCCCCCTGACACCGTTTTAGAAAGCTGAACCTGTTTTGAATATTTACTGGACATTGTGGTACTCATTGCTGGGGTGTGGCAGTTGTTGGTATTCTTTATGTTTATTGTTCCATCAGTGTTTATGAGGCCCTGTTGGCtaggttacatttgaaaaagagATTCTACTTTTATTTAGCTAAAGTAACGGATATATCGGCATACACCTTATCATTGTGTTCCATTGTATCCTATTAATGTCATTGTGGTATACACTATTGAACCACAACAGTAGCTGTTGTATGGACAGGTTTAtggattacagttactttcggtTAGGTCTGAAATGACGTAATAAGGttgcttagcttagcattagcTTGGACTCAAACTTACTTGTTGTTTACAGTAGCTTGCATTGCATTTTCAAGCCTTTAGTAAACAACGCCCCTGGAGGTTGAGCAAAGGCAAGTGGGTCAAGACTACAGTGcgaaacaaacaaacaggaacaaagaagagaagaagacatAAAGGGCTGCCTGCCAGCGTTGAGGAAGTTGATGTGCTGCTGTCATTAGCCGCCTAGcacggctaacgttagctgtccAGGCCTTTATACCACAATGCTTTGACAGCACGTCTTCTATTTTCGCACACTCTTACACGACAACACGAACCTTCTTGTAAACAACGCTACGTATCTATTAATAAGGTTATACAGTAGTTGCAGAGAACATcatttaataaataaaacactcaCCAGTGTAGTTCCTGTTCCGAAAAATGTAAGCAACAACCGAGTCCGACCAGCAAATCCCCCCCCACGAATCTGAAGGGAACAGTTCCGCCTTGCAAAAATAAAAGCGTTTGATGCAAAATAATAGCAATCTTCTTGTGTGCATGTTCATTTCTATTGACATAGCAGTATGTAAATCAGAACTAACTTTTACAAGTGCAGCTCTGGTTTGTGCTAAGCAACACTAACTCTCTCTTGCTTTGGCTGAGTGTATCTCTATCCACACCATGAAGGTTCATCCTGCATGTAACTCTGTTCTCCCACAGATGGAGACAAACACCACTGTACCTCAGAAAACATCCTTCCAAAGGATATTTGAATTTTGGTTATTtcatataataaatgtaaagacGCAGTTTCTGCTAATGGTTTGAATCTGACCACTTGGTGAGGGCAGTAAGAAGGAAAAGAAGAAGACTTATTGGATATATCAAACTTTTTTAATTAGTTTGAGTGAAAGCTGTATCTCTTGTTATACCTTTTACAGATCCTGTTTTGATTGTGTCTTAATGTAATTTTAAGTTGCTCGAACAGCCAATTTGCAATTAAATATGTTATCCTCTCTTCAAAGGGGGCAAAGTGTTGATTGCATGCTGTTTATAGTAACTGTCTTTCAGACACATTCTGCTCAATTTGTAAGCTCTAAGAAGGTATGATGACCATTCAAGACTTACATTCTACAATGACAACATTTCAATGTAATGAAAAGCTGGGAATTAATAGAATCCCGAATAGacttaaatatataaatataaattaatacagttaacaacaTGATACTTCTTTGAAGATTTTCCCAGAATTTACCATTTTGGAATATGATTGTTATGTATTTAAACATAAAATCACTTTTTGCGACATTATGCTCAAAGTATGGTCTTACAAATAGTCTTCCTAACAATACCAGTCCTTATTAAAGTCAGTTTCCTGTCTACAAAAGACAATCAGGATAAATGTGTGTAATTGAATCAGAGGCAACACTGCTGTTCTTATGTCTCATAAACCATTGATGAAACGTGCTTGAAATGATTTGAATTGATGGTTCACAGACTGGATAGGGGGTTTAAATAATGAGAAGGTCCTGGCTCTGCTTGGCTTTTCCTCCAAACTGGAAGCTGGGCAGCCTCTGTGGTTTTCAAACCTTTAAATTGGACAGAAATGACAAACACTGCTGCTGCAGAGGAGAGAGGATTCAAAAACCACACTGTTACCACATCTAAAGATCTCGTAACATTTCTAATCTAGCCCATCCATGCAGGCCAgctgctccctctctctgtggTGATTTGGCTTTTTTATCTCATTTGTTCCTTCTGCTTTTGTGCCAGACATCAAAGTGAGAGATATTTACCTAAAGGCAATTAGACCTTTGAAATAAGCGAATGATTTCCAGagaatagcacatttaaaaatcaCTACGACCGTcaccacattttagttttcattGTGATGAGAATACTGGCAGAGGGAAGCTTTTAAAGTAACCGCCACCAGAAAGGCACCATTTAGGAAAATGAGGCTTGCAAAGCAAAGTGAAAGCATGTGCCTTCAAACAGATGCGGGGTTTCCATAATAAAAGCTGTAGACTGCATGCTGCACTTTATTAACCAAAATAACAGTGACGGTCCATAAATCATATTCCTATTAATCACAAATATGAATTGCATAGCCGTTCAGGAGCAGTTCGGAGACAGTTTATCCTTCCAGCCACAAACACGGCTTTCTTGTGCAAAACTCATCAGCTTACAAAACCAGGAAGTATTCATGTTATATTAGCCAAACTTTAAACAtcattatttttgtttaaataCCATAGATCAGTTTGACCTAAAGTGGCGTGTATCCGTGGTAAACACATTTAACTTTGAATGGAACACAGACATGAAAATGTTCTTTGTGTAAGCAACAGAAGGTTTCCACGGGTATTTCCAAATTCAAGACCATCTtcagtattttttttttgggtATTGATGTCCAGTCAGGCTTGTGGTAGGAAAAAAAGGTTTAGCTTTGAATTGGAACTTCAAGGACATTTAGAAAGGTTGTTTTTGCTATTGTATATGAAAATGCAATCATCTAGAATGCTCAACCGGAAGATCCAGTGGTTACAAGTCAGGGGGAAGGACATCATCAAATACAGAAGTCTGTGGAAGTGTGTGCATACTCAGAAACCGTGAAGTCCTTAAAAAACGTTGAGGCATTTGACTGTAAAATTAAATCTCAAGCTTGAGCAGACAGTTTTATCCAGCGTGAGAGCATCACTGAAAGGGATACGGTGGTGAAGTGCACGAACCCCATCAAATGAGTCACTTTGTGGCAAACTCCAAAAGCAGCTCTTCCTGACTGATTGTTTCCTATACGCCGATTGTATTTGATGCATTCCAACCATGCTGTGTGTTTTTATTGAATCCTTTGGAGAGAACAGAACATTCCAATAAATATGAATCCATTTTGAGTCACCACTTCAGTACATTACATCACACTTCATTTAACAGATTTTATACAAAGTGACTTGCAATAAGTGCAATCAACTTTAATGATACAAACTCAGCAAGAAACAGCTAGTAACCTGAATGCTCATTTACTTCAAATAAGCCAAATCATTGTACAGTAAGTGCTGGTGCATTACTTTAAATGAGCTGAACCTTTTTGGTAATAATGTGTGGAGAAGATGGAGATACGTTTTGGAGGTTGGAGAAGGAATATTAGATTTTAagatt
This Pseudochaenichthys georgianus chromosome 7, fPseGeo1.2, whole genome shotgun sequence DNA region includes the following protein-coding sequences:
- the borcs6 gene encoding BLOC-1-related complex subunit 6 isoform X2, translating into MSIEMNMHTRRLLLFCIKRFYFCKAELFPSDSWGGICWSDSVVAYIFRNRNYTAGGGMSLSPVIVTDVPETANGDVAPISSENGPHDPTSVKCGGSRVPCPGEGSEDTDNHVEVENKVYDGEGCLDSETLNNGRTSRLSLRSSDEPDASLPAATCTGDSEDSESGSKDTDIHEASNTGGPPGAALLWDPAQRAHFKELPPRKGPAKSDRQPRETDTDSRDEEEDGEKEKQDEEEDEKNEKKWIHQRAGGRTRSSRHYSSSAPGPSTSSSSSTPPPLLPSDELPCPPHVMAQVWVRNVRGMQDSKSLDEISQSCGGGLGARGGGRGGQSEGRRATISSALELEGTVHQEGDLTHFICKNLEQKIKMSSKPSLDCSDSDCSGPIYRSRGSSRRPADIPPIDPAVLLDLERHTQEVSHSVEMMMRSLNGTIQNMTALSVGYIQTYRDSVDSLGESVDMSIKGMYTLMARCEELDRSMQPIHTLAAQIRDIKRTLDALEVICK
- the borcs6 gene encoding BLOC-1-related complex subunit 6 isoform X1; translation: MSIEMNMHTRRLLLFCIKRFYFCKAELFPSDSWGGICWSDSVVAYIFRNRNYTAGGGMSLSPVIVTDVPETANGDVAPISSENGPHDPTSVKCGGSRVPCPGEGSEDTDNHVEVENKVYDGEGCLDSETLNNGRTSRLSLRSSDEPDASLPAATCTGDSEDSESGSKDTDIHEASNTGGPPGAALLWDPAQRAHFKELPPRKGPAKSDRQPRETDTDSRDEEEDGEKEKQDEEEDEKNEKKWIHQRAGGRTRVESSRHYSSSAPGPSTSSSSSTPPPLLPSDELPCPPHVMAQVWVRNVRGMQDSKSLDEISQSCGGGLGARGGGRGGQSEGRRATISSALELEGTVHQEGDLTHFICKNLEQKIKMSSKPSLDCSDSDCSGPIYRSRGSSRRPADIPPIDPAVLLDLERHTQEVSHSVEMMMRSLNGTIQNMTALSVGYIQTYRDSVDSLGESVDMSIKGMYTLMARCEELDRSMQPIHTLAAQIRDIKRTLDALEVICK